The proteins below are encoded in one region of Amycolatopsis acidiphila:
- a CDS encoding alpha/beta fold hydrolase, translated as MKINDTELAVEVEGEGPAVLLVHGLGGTSNFYQVQAETLAERFRVIRVDSAGAGRSALADGISIERHAEDLVAVLDALEVESAAVVGHSMGTLVVRLLAARRPERVSALALLGAVAEPAEAGRQAQRDRAAVLRERGTGAVAPGVVANALSEHTRRTKPEVAAFVRELVMRQDPEGYARNCEALAAATDPGPIARELPLLLVTGAEDKVGAPPVSEQLAAAHGNATLEILPGIGHWTALEAAAETTDLLLKFL; from the coding sequence GTGAAGATCAACGACACCGAACTGGCCGTCGAGGTCGAGGGCGAGGGCCCGGCCGTCCTGCTCGTGCACGGGCTCGGCGGCACGTCGAACTTCTACCAGGTGCAGGCGGAAACGCTCGCTGAACGGTTCCGCGTGATCCGCGTCGACTCCGCCGGGGCGGGCCGGTCCGCGCTCGCGGACGGCATCAGCATCGAACGGCACGCCGAGGACCTCGTCGCCGTTCTCGACGCGCTCGAGGTGGAGTCGGCCGCGGTGGTCGGGCACTCGATGGGCACGCTCGTGGTGCGCCTGCTCGCCGCGCGTCGTCCGGAAAGGGTGTCCGCGCTGGCGCTGCTCGGCGCGGTCGCCGAACCCGCGGAAGCCGGCCGCCAGGCGCAACGGGACCGGGCCGCCGTGCTCCGCGAACGAGGCACCGGCGCCGTCGCCCCCGGGGTCGTGGCGAACGCGCTGTCGGAGCACACGCGCCGCACGAAGCCGGAGGTGGCCGCGTTCGTCCGGGAGCTGGTGATGCGCCAGGACCCGGAGGGCTACGCCCGCAACTGCGAGGCGCTCGCCGCCGCCACCGACCCTGGCCCGATCGCCCGGGAGCTGCCGCTGCTGCTGGTCACCGGCGCCGAGGACAAGGTCGGCGCGCCGCCGGTCAGCGAGCAGCTCGCCGCCGCGCACGGCAACGCGACACTGGAGATCCTGCCCGGCATCGGGCACTGGACGGCGCTGGAAGCCGCCGCCGAGACGACCGACCTGCTGCTCAAGTTCCTTTGA
- a CDS encoding fumarylacetoacetate hydrolase family protein codes for MKLVTFSTDTGPRVGVADPAAGVVRDVSDLLPPGTGVLQLVERWADLAPLLAGRADTLPLDEVRLLAPIPVPRRNIFCVGKNYREHAAEFGRSGYDTPSRSEDLPDKPIMFTKATTAVIGPDAEIDPHPGVTAELDYEGELAVIIGRGGRGISREDAYAHVWGYTIVNDVTARDLQRDHKQWLLGKSLDTHCPMGPYAVTADEIPDVTALELETAVNGERRQHALVKDLIFDIPELIATVSAGITLLPGDVLATGTPAGVGIGFDPPKFLHSGDVVEVSLTGLGVLRNSVR; via the coding sequence ATGAAGCTGGTGACCTTCTCCACCGACACGGGCCCCCGGGTCGGGGTGGCCGACCCCGCGGCCGGTGTCGTCCGCGACGTCAGCGACCTGCTGCCACCCGGCACGGGGGTGCTCCAGCTCGTCGAGCGCTGGGCCGACCTGGCGCCCCTGCTGGCCGGGCGGGCGGACACGCTGCCGCTCGACGAGGTGCGCCTGCTGGCGCCGATTCCCGTGCCACGGCGCAACATCTTCTGCGTCGGCAAGAACTACCGCGAGCACGCCGCCGAGTTCGGCCGCAGCGGGTACGACACCCCGAGCCGCTCGGAAGACCTGCCGGACAAGCCGATCATGTTCACCAAGGCCACCACCGCGGTCATCGGCCCGGACGCGGAGATCGACCCGCACCCCGGCGTCACCGCGGAGCTCGACTACGAGGGCGAGCTCGCGGTGATCATCGGCCGGGGCGGCCGCGGGATCAGCCGCGAGGACGCGTACGCGCACGTCTGGGGCTACACGATCGTCAACGACGTCACGGCGCGGGACCTGCAGCGCGACCACAAGCAGTGGCTGCTGGGCAAGTCGCTCGACACGCACTGCCCGATGGGGCCCTACGCCGTGACAGCCGACGAGATCCCCGACGTGACAGCACTGGAGCTGGAGACCGCCGTCAACGGGGAGCGCCGTCAGCACGCGCTGGTCAAGGACCTGATCTTCGACATCCCCGAGCTGATCGCGACCGTGTCGGCCGGCATCACGCTGCTGCCCGGCGACGTGCTCGCCACCGGCACCCCGGCGGGGGTCGGGATCGGCTTCGACCCGCCGAAGTTCCTGCACTCCGGCGACGTCGTCGAGGTGTCCCTGACCGGCCTCGGCGTCCTGCGCAACAGCGTCCGCTGA
- a CDS encoding LysR family transcriptional regulator — protein MVELRQIEYFVAVAEESHFTRAAKRMRVAQSGLSASIRALERELGAALFLRNTRQVELTTAGEAFLTEARRALSATDAAREAVSAVQGLLRGNLAVGSLQCLHVVHLPKVLAGFLRAHPGLEIQLRHGGSGELVEQVRTGGLDVAFVSGSARVPDGLVAEALAAEPLVLACAPGHPLAGESRISLARLRDERFVDFPADWGARDLADEVLAEAGVERRVALEVTDVHSLLDLVACGLGVALVPQSFSVKTDKVCFLGLDGRPPQWRTVSVTRAAASTAATELLREVAVAKSGRLSVSR, from the coding sequence ATGGTGGAACTACGGCAGATCGAGTACTTCGTCGCCGTCGCGGAGGAGAGCCATTTCACCCGTGCCGCCAAGCGCATGCGGGTCGCGCAGTCCGGGCTTTCGGCGTCGATCCGGGCATTGGAGCGCGAACTGGGCGCGGCACTGTTCCTGCGCAACACCCGGCAGGTCGAGCTGACCACCGCAGGAGAGGCTTTCCTGACCGAGGCGCGGCGCGCGTTGTCGGCGACCGACGCCGCCCGCGAGGCCGTCTCCGCGGTACAGGGCCTGCTGCGCGGCAACCTCGCCGTCGGTTCGCTGCAGTGCCTGCACGTGGTGCACCTGCCGAAGGTCCTCGCCGGGTTCCTGCGGGCGCATCCGGGGCTGGAGATCCAGTTGCGGCACGGCGGTTCCGGCGAGCTGGTGGAGCAGGTGCGCACCGGCGGCCTGGACGTGGCGTTCGTGTCCGGCAGCGCGCGGGTCCCCGACGGGCTGGTCGCCGAGGCCCTCGCCGCCGAGCCGCTCGTGCTCGCCTGCGCGCCAGGGCATCCGCTGGCCGGGGAGTCGCGGATCTCTTTGGCGCGCCTGCGGGACGAGCGGTTCGTCGACTTCCCCGCCGACTGGGGCGCCCGCGACCTCGCCGACGAGGTGCTGGCCGAGGCCGGTGTCGAGCGGCGGGTCGCGCTCGAGGTCACCGATGTGCACTCGCTGCTCGACCTCGTCGCGTGCGGACTCGGGGTCGCCCTGGTGCCACAGTCGTTCTCGGTCAAGACCGACAAGGTGTGCTTCCTCGGGCTCGATGGTCGGCCGCCACAGTGGCGCACGGTCAGCGTCACCCGTGCCGCGGCGAGTACCGCGGCCACGGAGCTGCTCCGCGAGGTCGCGGTGGCGAAGAGCGGTCGGCTGTCCGTTTCCCGCTGA
- a CDS encoding HD domain-containing protein, which translates to MTTVIAGITIPDSALVAEATELVRDATPDLLFHHSRRVFLFGSLQGRRLGLRADPELLYVGAMFHDLGLTEKYRGETQRFELDGADEARRFLESHGVPEAEVRKVWEGIALHTTPEVPWRLEPEVALVTAGVETDVPGIGRDLLSEADLAAVVAAHPRPDFKRQIIAAFADGFRHRPDSTFGTVNADVLEHDDAAFHHLDFVEVILGNSWPE; encoded by the coding sequence ATGACCACCGTGATCGCCGGGATCACCATCCCCGACTCCGCCCTCGTCGCCGAGGCCACCGAACTGGTCCGCGACGCCACCCCCGACCTGCTGTTCCACCACTCTCGCCGGGTGTTCCTGTTCGGCTCGCTGCAGGGCCGCCGCCTCGGCCTGCGGGCCGACCCCGAGCTGCTCTACGTCGGCGCGATGTTCCACGACCTCGGCCTGACGGAGAAGTACCGCGGCGAGACCCAGCGCTTCGAGCTCGACGGCGCCGACGAGGCCCGCCGGTTCCTCGAGTCGCACGGCGTGCCGGAGGCCGAGGTGCGCAAGGTGTGGGAGGGCATCGCGCTGCACACCACCCCCGAGGTCCCCTGGCGGCTCGAGCCCGAGGTCGCGCTGGTCACGGCCGGGGTGGAGACCGACGTGCCGGGCATCGGGCGGGACCTGCTGAGCGAGGCTGACCTGGCCGCGGTCGTCGCCGCGCACCCGCGGCCGGACTTCAAACGCCAGATCATCGCCGCCTTCGCCGACGGCTTCCGCCACCGGCCCGACAGCACCTTCGGCACCGTCAACGCCGACGTCCTCGAGCACGACGACGCGGCGTTCCACCACCTCGATTTCGTCGAGGTGATCCTGGGCAACAGCTGGCCGGAATGA
- a CDS encoding GlxA family transcriptional regulator, producing MSERRTAVLVFDGVKLLDVAGPSEVFAEANRFGADYRLVLCSVGGRDVSSSTGMRIHVDEDVAELGPLDTVLIVGGDVFPAHPVDPELAQAAATLASRANRVASICTGAFILAAAGLLDGRRATTHWQHAQRLARAYPGIEVEPDAIFVEDGPVFSSAGVTAGIDLALALVERDHGAELARSVARSLVVFLQRPGGQSQFSPSTQGPAPKTVPLRKVCDAIAADPAADHSLAKLAATAGLSSRHLTRLFQEELHTTPAKYVELVRFDAAKAMLDAGRSVTDTVHASGFGSPESLRRSFIQHVGVSPRAYQQRFRTAAR from the coding sequence ATGAGCGAGCGGCGGACGGCGGTGCTGGTCTTCGACGGGGTGAAGCTGCTGGACGTGGCGGGCCCCAGCGAGGTGTTCGCCGAGGCCAACCGGTTCGGCGCGGACTACCGGCTGGTGCTGTGCTCGGTCGGCGGCCGTGACGTGTCCTCGTCGACGGGGATGCGCATCCACGTCGACGAGGATGTCGCGGAGCTGGGCCCGCTGGACACGGTGCTGATCGTGGGCGGCGACGTCTTCCCGGCGCATCCCGTCGACCCCGAGCTGGCGCAGGCCGCTGCCACCCTGGCGAGCCGTGCCAACCGGGTCGCCTCGATCTGCACGGGCGCGTTCATCCTCGCCGCGGCCGGCCTGCTCGACGGCCGCCGCGCGACGACGCACTGGCAGCACGCGCAACGGCTGGCGCGGGCGTACCCGGGGATCGAGGTCGAGCCGGACGCGATCTTCGTCGAGGACGGCCCGGTGTTCTCCTCGGCCGGGGTCACCGCGGGCATCGACCTGGCGCTGGCGCTGGTGGAGCGCGACCACGGGGCGGAACTGGCACGCAGCGTCGCCCGGTCGCTCGTGGTGTTCCTGCAGCGGCCGGGCGGGCAGTCGCAGTTCTCCCCGTCGACCCAGGGTCCGGCGCCGAAGACCGTGCCACTGCGCAAGGTGTGCGACGCGATCGCGGCGGACCCGGCGGCGGACCACTCACTGGCGAAACTGGCCGCGACGGCGGGGCTGAGCTCCCGCCACCTCACCCGGCTGTTCCAGGAGGAGCTGCACACGACCCCGGCGAAGTACGTCGAGCTGGTCCGGTTCGACGCGGCGAAGGCGATGCTGGACGCGGGCCGCTCGGTGACCGACACAGTGCACGCGAGCGGCTTCGGCAGCCCGGAGTCCCTGCGGCGGTCGTTCATCCAGCACGTCGGGGTCTCGCCGCGGGCCTACCAGCAACGCTTCCGGACCGCGGCCCGCTGA
- a CDS encoding aldo/keto reductase, which yields MRTRRLGDVEVSAIGLGGMPMSIEGRPDEERSIATIHAALDAGITFIDTADAYHRDAGEVGHNESLIARALASYGGDTSGVLVATKGGHLRPGDGSWTVNGSPEYLKQACDASLKRLGVDAIGLYQFHRPDPKVPYAESVGAIRDLLDAGKIRFAGISNATVSQIGDANGVLGGRLVSVQNQFSPAFRSSEDELEFCAGREIAFLPWSPLGGSSRAGELGSRFAAFAEVGREHGVSPQQVCLAWELAKAPVVIPIPGSTRPETIRDSAAAVELRLTPEQLARLDAV from the coding sequence ATGCGCACTCGCCGTCTCGGCGATGTCGAGGTCAGCGCGATCGGGCTCGGCGGGATGCCGATGTCCATCGAGGGCAGGCCCGACGAGGAGCGGTCGATCGCCACGATCCACGCCGCGCTCGACGCGGGCATCACGTTCATCGACACGGCCGACGCGTACCACCGCGACGCGGGCGAGGTGGGCCACAACGAGTCGCTGATCGCCCGCGCGCTCGCGAGCTACGGGGGCGACACCTCCGGCGTGCTCGTGGCGACCAAGGGCGGGCACCTGCGGCCCGGCGACGGGTCGTGGACCGTCAACGGCTCGCCCGAGTACCTCAAGCAGGCCTGCGACGCCTCGCTCAAGCGGCTCGGAGTGGACGCGATCGGGCTCTACCAGTTCCACCGGCCCGACCCGAAGGTTCCCTACGCGGAGTCGGTCGGCGCGATCCGGGACCTGCTCGACGCCGGGAAGATCCGCTTCGCCGGGATCTCGAACGCCACCGTGTCCCAGATCGGCGACGCGAACGGCGTTCTCGGCGGTCGGCTGGTGAGCGTGCAGAACCAGTTCTCGCCCGCGTTCCGCTCCAGCGAGGACGAACTGGAGTTCTGTGCAGGGCGGGAGATCGCGTTCCTGCCGTGGAGCCCGCTCGGCGGCAGCTCGCGGGCGGGCGAGCTGGGCTCCCGGTTCGCCGCGTTCGCTGAGGTCGGGCGCGAGCACGGGGTCAGCCCGCAGCAGGTGTGCCTGGCCTGGGAGCTGGCGAAGGCGCCGGTCGTCATCCCGATCCCGGGTTCGACGCGGCCGGAGACGATCCGCGACTCCGCCGCGGCGGTGGAGCTGCGGCTCACCCCGGAGCAGCTCGCCCGCCTCGACGCGGTCTGA
- a CDS encoding PucR family transcriptional regulator produces MRPTPAWLLDRRELGLRSLVDADLTRPIRWVHVSELADPAPFLSGGEFLLTVGLAGDWTAYARRLAAHGLAGLGFGVGFGHDEVPRELLDAARERGLPVLEVPRTTPFIAISEAVAAAISGAHERADAIDAQRGLIAAALDGPRAVLDGLARALGCWCLILDERGAARHSSPAGARKHAERLAHDLARLGSPVRAASLDLGADQVALLPIAPDGGFLAAGRATPLGAADHAVLTSAAGLLSLDLAAQREVAGARRNARRAVLRLATGEHTELTRAVADTLEVPLPAAPVRVAVLGTDADSADVLRAVEEHQALSQVNALVVRHEQHTVVVVLPVAEGDLQALEEVLHRVPGSRGVVTEGVGFGELPDALRRARSVFFGTPKGERLIPAKDVATAGLLAQLDTPGALGWADALLEPLERHATRSKLDLVSTLRVFLGHNGHIDASAAALGIHRHTLRYRLGRIVELLGSDLDDPTARAELWLALRLREADR; encoded by the coding sequence ATGCGACCCACCCCGGCCTGGCTGCTCGACCGGCGGGAGCTGGGGCTGCGGTCGCTCGTGGACGCCGACCTCACCCGGCCGATCCGCTGGGTGCACGTCAGCGAGCTCGCCGACCCCGCCCCGTTCCTCTCCGGCGGCGAGTTCCTGCTGACCGTGGGCCTCGCCGGCGACTGGACGGCGTACGCCCGGCGGCTGGCCGCGCACGGCCTGGCCGGGCTCGGCTTCGGCGTCGGCTTCGGGCACGACGAGGTGCCGCGCGAACTGCTCGACGCGGCCCGCGAGCGCGGCCTGCCGGTGCTGGAGGTGCCACGGACGACGCCGTTCATCGCGATCAGCGAGGCCGTCGCGGCGGCGATCTCGGGGGCGCACGAGCGGGCGGACGCGATCGACGCCCAGCGTGGCCTCATCGCGGCCGCGCTCGACGGCCCGCGCGCGGTGCTCGACGGGCTCGCGCGCGCCCTGGGCTGCTGGTGCCTGATCCTCGACGAGCGCGGCGCCGCGCGGCACTCCTCCCCCGCCGGGGCCCGCAAGCACGCCGAACGCCTGGCCCATGACCTCGCGCGGCTCGGTTCGCCGGTGCGCGCCGCGTCGCTGGACCTGGGCGCCGACCAGGTCGCGCTGCTGCCGATCGCCCCCGACGGCGGGTTCCTCGCGGCAGGGCGAGCGACGCCGCTCGGCGCCGCCGACCACGCCGTGCTCACCAGCGCGGCCGGGCTGCTCTCGCTCGACCTGGCGGCGCAACGCGAGGTCGCGGGCGCACGCCGCAACGCCCGCCGCGCGGTGCTGCGCCTGGCGACGGGCGAGCACACCGAGCTGACCCGCGCGGTCGCCGACACGCTCGAGGTCCCGTTGCCGGCCGCGCCGGTGCGCGTCGCGGTGCTCGGCACGGACGCCGACAGCGCCGACGTGCTGCGTGCGGTCGAGGAGCACCAGGCGCTCAGCCAGGTCAACGCGCTGGTGGTCCGGCACGAGCAGCACACCGTGGTCGTCGTGCTGCCGGTCGCCGAAGGGGATCTGCAGGCACTGGAGGAGGTGCTGCACCGCGTGCCCGGGTCGCGGGGCGTCGTGACGGAAGGGGTCGGGTTCGGTGAGCTGCCGGACGCGTTGCGCCGGGCCCGCTCGGTGTTCTTCGGCACGCCGAAGGGCGAACGCCTGATACCGGCCAAGGACGTCGCGACGGCCGGTCTGCTGGCGCAGCTGGACACCCCGGGCGCGCTGGGGTGGGCCGACGCCTTGCTCGAACCGCTCGAACGCCACGCCACCCGGTCCAAACTGGACCTTGTCTCGACGTTGCGGGTGTTCCTGGGCCACAACGGGCACATCGACGCCTCCGCCGCCGCGCTCGGCATCCACCGGCACACCCTGCGCTACCGGCTCGGCCGGATCGTGGAGCTGCTCGGCAGCGATCTCGACGACCCGACCGCCCGCGCCGAACTGTGGCTGGCCCTGCGGCTGCGGGAGGCCGACCGGTGA
- a CDS encoding FadR/GntR family transcriptional regulator, whose product MSKLEDSLRTLLAEGARAGTLGPGAKLPPERDLVQQLEAPRSAVRRALDILERDGLVVRYVGRGTFVTEVVTQHVDGAPSDTSPAEIMQVRQLLEPQVATLAARVATQADLDRIAGCLDGGGQSPDFEGFERWDAKLHRAIAAAAHNGLLMNMFDVMNTARALPVWGSLKRRTSTPELRRCYHQEHMEIVAALQDRDPLGAGENMRVHLQHVADSLLGRG is encoded by the coding sequence ATGAGCAAGCTCGAGGATTCGCTGCGCACGCTGCTGGCGGAAGGCGCCCGCGCGGGGACGCTCGGCCCCGGCGCGAAGCTGCCGCCCGAACGCGACCTCGTCCAGCAACTGGAGGCACCCCGCAGCGCGGTCCGGCGGGCGCTGGACATCCTCGAACGGGACGGGCTGGTGGTGCGCTACGTCGGGCGCGGGACGTTCGTGACCGAGGTCGTGACCCAGCACGTGGACGGCGCACCGTCGGACACCAGCCCCGCGGAGATCATGCAGGTGCGGCAACTGCTGGAGCCCCAGGTCGCGACGCTGGCCGCCCGGGTGGCGACGCAGGCCGACCTGGACCGGATCGCCGGATGCCTCGACGGCGGCGGGCAGTCACCGGACTTCGAGGGCTTCGAACGCTGGGACGCGAAGCTGCACCGCGCCATCGCGGCCGCCGCGCACAACGGACTGCTGATGAACATGTTCGACGTCATGAACACCGCGCGGGCGCTGCCGGTGTGGGGCAGCCTCAAGCGGCGCACGTCGACGCCGGAGCTGCGCCGCTGCTACCACCAGGAGCACATGGAGATCGTGGCGGCGCTACAGGACCGGGACCCCCTCGGCGCGGGCGAGAACATGCGCGTCCACCTGCAGCACGTGGCGGACTCACTCCTCGGCCGCGGCTGA
- a CDS encoding CoA transferase, whose translation MTGWRPQTRGPLDGLRVAVCGAGAAVRHAGRLLASLGAVVDTGEDEAWREADGVIDATGTLPSTAELPAVRTVDTTALQDWASSGAMILTGRRAGPPLRSPGQPASVAWGALLATELLVRIGGGDAVLPGPRVLSERAAMAGFHRDAPVSADGSFRVGTIRCTMDDPGWPFVLNGLTCKAVPGSGPARAVRRRWRLPPMLVADLSSGWAGPLCGHLLTLLGARVLKVEDPARPDGARVWSREFYDLLHAGQESVAPDLGSALLGHLLAVADVVIDDGRVARPGGAADQCWIRITGDSGDAAAVDAGLVAFDADAGVAAPCGDAIAAPLTGINAALAVVACRLGGGRWRADLTFRSQAAAALIGSLGNGPSPAPAPPVARTPAGRAPELGADTERVLRELGRR comes from the coding sequence ATGACCGGCTGGAGGCCGCAGACGCGGGGCCCGCTGGATGGGCTGCGCGTGGCCGTGTGCGGGGCGGGCGCGGCGGTCCGGCACGCCGGTCGGCTGCTCGCTTCGCTGGGCGCCGTGGTCGATACCGGCGAGGACGAGGCCTGGCGCGAAGCCGACGGGGTCATCGACGCCACCGGGACGCTGCCCTCGACCGCCGAGCTGCCCGCGGTGCGGACCGTGGACACCACCGCGTTGCAGGACTGGGCGTCCTCGGGCGCGATGATCCTCACCGGACGCCGTGCGGGGCCGCCGCTGCGGTCGCCGGGGCAGCCGGCGAGCGTCGCGTGGGGCGCGTTGCTCGCGACGGAGCTGCTGGTGCGCATCGGTGGCGGGGACGCGGTGCTGCCGGGCCCGCGGGTGCTGTCGGAGCGGGCCGCGATGGCCGGTTTCCACCGGGACGCACCCGTTTCGGCGGACGGCAGCTTCCGCGTCGGGACCATCCGGTGCACAATGGACGATCCGGGCTGGCCGTTCGTCCTCAATGGACTGACGTGCAAGGCCGTGCCGGGCAGCGGGCCCGCGCGGGCGGTACGGCGGCGCTGGCGGTTGCCCCCGATGCTGGTCGCGGACCTGTCGTCGGGGTGGGCCGGGCCGTTGTGCGGGCACCTGCTGACCCTGCTCGGCGCCCGGGTGCTGAAGGTGGAGGACCCGGCCCGCCCGGACGGCGCACGGGTGTGGTCGCGCGAGTTCTACGACCTGCTGCACGCGGGGCAGGAGTCGGTCGCGCCGGATCTCGGGTCGGCCCTGCTGGGACACCTGCTCGCGGTGGCGGACGTGGTGATCGACGACGGCCGGGTGGCGCGGCCCGGCGGCGCGGCGGACCAGTGCTGGATTCGCATCACCGGCGACTCCGGCGACGCGGCCGCGGTCGACGCGGGCCTGGTCGCGTTCGACGCCGACGCCGGGGTGGCCGCGCCCTGCGGGGACGCGATCGCCGCACCGCTGACCGGGATCAACGCGGCGCTGGCAGTGGTGGCCTGCCGGCTCGGCGGCGGGCGGTGGCGGGCCGATCTCACGTTCCGCTCCCAGGCGGCGGCCGCCCTGATCGGCTCCCTGGGGAACGGCCCGAGCCCGGCGCCCGCCCCGCCGGTGGCCCGCACGCCTGCCGGCCGCGCCCCGGAACTGGGCGCTGACACGGAGCGGGTGCTCAGGGAGCTGGGTCGGCGCTGA
- a CDS encoding MDR family MFS transporter encodes MTVSGVGLRSERGPVLVAIMLSTGLVALDSTIIATAVPSVVRDLGGFSQFPWLFSVYLLTQAVTVPLYGKFADSLGRKPVLFFGIGVFLLGSVLCGAAWSMPALIIARAVQGIGAGAVQPISMTVVGDLYSVEERARVQGYVASVWGIASVLGPTLGGLFAEYLSWRLIFFVNLPLGAIAVWMLARHFAESVEHRSHRVDFAGAATLTGGFSLIILGLLEGGVAWPWLSAQTLVIFVLGVALLVAFVFVERRAREPVLPLWVLRHRVLLGGSIVALVVGALLIGLSSFLPTYVQGVLGTGPVVAGFALAALTVGWPLAASLAGRIYLRIGFRDTALIGSVFVIAGAVLTATRLREDSSVWTAAGAAFVLGLGLGLCTSPTLVAAQSVVGWSQRGVVTGTNMFSRSLGSAVGAAVFGAVANATLASRFAHPPAAVAGELPQNVDATSLVLGGQPERPDVAEYIRSSLQAATHHVFLGLIVLSVVGVGALLLMPRRAEPISADPAP; translated from the coding sequence ATGACGGTGAGTGGTGTCGGTCTGCGTTCGGAACGGGGCCCGGTCCTCGTGGCGATCATGCTCAGCACCGGTCTCGTCGCGCTGGACTCGACGATCATCGCGACCGCGGTTCCGTCGGTGGTGCGCGATCTCGGTGGCTTCTCCCAGTTCCCGTGGCTGTTCTCGGTCTACCTGCTCACCCAGGCGGTGACCGTCCCGCTGTACGGGAAGTTCGCCGACTCGCTCGGCCGCAAGCCGGTGCTGTTCTTCGGGATCGGGGTGTTCCTGCTCGGTTCCGTGTTGTGCGGGGCCGCCTGGAGCATGCCGGCGCTGATCATCGCCCGCGCGGTGCAGGGCATCGGCGCGGGCGCGGTGCAGCCGATCAGCATGACCGTCGTCGGCGACCTGTACAGCGTGGAGGAACGGGCCCGCGTGCAGGGCTACGTGGCGAGCGTGTGGGGCATCGCGTCCGTGCTCGGCCCGACGCTGGGCGGCCTGTTCGCCGAATACCTGTCGTGGCGGCTGATCTTCTTCGTCAACCTGCCGCTGGGCGCGATCGCGGTGTGGATGCTGGCGCGGCACTTCGCCGAGTCGGTCGAGCACCGCTCGCACCGCGTCGACTTCGCCGGAGCCGCGACACTGACCGGCGGGTTCTCCCTGATCATCCTCGGGTTGCTGGAAGGCGGCGTCGCGTGGCCGTGGCTTTCGGCGCAGACGCTGGTGATCTTCGTGCTGGGCGTGGCGCTGCTCGTCGCGTTCGTGTTCGTCGAGCGCCGGGCCCGGGAGCCGGTACTGCCGCTGTGGGTGCTGCGGCACCGGGTCCTGCTGGGCGGCAGCATCGTCGCGCTCGTGGTGGGCGCATTGCTGATCGGGTTGAGCTCGTTCCTGCCGACGTACGTGCAGGGCGTGCTGGGCACCGGCCCGGTCGTGGCCGGGTTCGCGCTGGCGGCGCTGACGGTCGGCTGGCCGTTGGCCGCGAGCCTCGCGGGACGGATCTACCTGCGGATCGGTTTCCGCGACACGGCGTTGATCGGCAGCGTGTTCGTGATCGCGGGCGCGGTGCTGACGGCCACCCGGCTACGCGAGGACTCGTCGGTGTGGACGGCCGCGGGGGCGGCGTTCGTGCTGGGGCTCGGGCTGGGCCTGTGCACGAGCCCGACGCTGGTGGCGGCGCAGTCGGTGGTCGGCTGGTCGCAGCGGGGCGTGGTGACCGGGACGAACATGTTCAGCCGGTCACTGGGCAGCGCGGTCGGCGCGGCGGTGTTCGGCGCCGTCGCGAACGCGACACTCGCCTCCCGCTTCGCGCACCCGCCGGCCGCCGTCGCGGGTGAGCTGCCCCAGAACGTGGACGCGACGAGCCTGGTGCTGGGCGGGCAACCCGAGCGCCCGGACGTCGCGGAGTACATCCGCTCGTCCCTGCAGGCGGCGACGCACCACGTGTTCCTGGGCCTGATCGTGCTGAGCGTCGTCGGCGTCGGCGCGCTCCTGCTGATGCCGCGCCGGGCGGAGCCGATCAGCGCCGACCCAGCTCCCTGA